From Desulfuromonas soudanensis, the proteins below share one genomic window:
- a CDS encoding 4Fe-4S dicluster domain-containing protein encodes MNRPISPSAAPPSSGGTPWRPISRGEIERFARALSSAYEVVGVQRLRGRLTLERLDDPAELLLEFPPRVHSPKKYLFPHWEKLFRFRLGGRVLLEAEKAAAPRVIFGMHPCDLHAVRVLDDCLFEGEADSAYRAKREATILIGVDCVPDEHCFCTSMGTDRVAGGFDLFLHKVDGGYLAQTGSERGEALLGRYLPQVALRPGEPPLPLQVKQTQSALRFSVESLAPLLEGVYDHPLWGELGEKCLGCGACTLLCPSCYCFNVQDRLDLDLEGGERLRTWDSCQLDQFSKVAGGGDFRADQADRQRHRFFRKYKYLWEKHQRTACVGCGRCSRECLSRIDPPSVLNRLFTAEALPEIPETPGGEYHPQLAEVVGVETLTEGERGLRLRLDAPLAFAPGAFMEVSVFGLGEAPFTIASPPDGTCEIDLVVRAAGALTCALHRLKPGDTVGVRGPFGSGFPVDRFLGRDVLLIAGGLGLVTLRSLLLTILARRGEFGRVLLLCGARSPEAFLFRHDLLRWHREGILDCRFTVSDGGDAWSGAVGDVTVLLRDLDLAPQRTTAAVSGPPGMYRFVNPLLLRLGIPEEAIYLNLERHMKCGLGKCGKCRINDICVCECGPIFSYDRVRHLREAIER; translated from the coding sequence ATGAACCGCCCCATCTCTCCCTCTGCCGCTCCCCCGTCGTCCGGCGGAACCCCCTGGCGACCGATCAGCCGCGGCGAAATCGAACGCTTCGCCCGGGCCCTGTCCAGCGCCTACGAGGTGGTCGGGGTGCAGCGCCTGCGGGGACGCCTGACCCTGGAGCGCCTCGACGATCCAGCCGAACTCCTCCTCGAGTTCCCCCCCCGGGTCCACTCACCGAAAAAGTACCTCTTTCCCCACTGGGAGAAGCTTTTCCGCTTCCGCCTCGGCGGCCGGGTCCTCCTCGAGGCGGAAAAAGCGGCGGCACCGCGGGTGATCTTCGGCATGCACCCCTGCGACCTGCATGCGGTGCGGGTTCTCGACGACTGCCTCTTCGAGGGGGAAGCCGACAGCGCCTACCGGGCGAAGCGGGAGGCAACGATTTTGATCGGGGTCGACTGCGTCCCCGACGAGCACTGCTTCTGCACCAGCATGGGGACCGACCGGGTCGCCGGCGGCTTCGACCTCTTTCTCCATAAGGTCGACGGCGGGTACCTGGCCCAGACGGGGAGCGAACGAGGCGAAGCCCTCCTCGGCCGCTACCTCCCCCAGGTCGCCCTTCGCCCCGGGGAACCGCCTCTCCCCCTACAGGTCAAGCAGACGCAGAGCGCCCTGCGCTTCTCCGTGGAGTCCCTGGCCCCCCTCCTCGAAGGGGTCTACGACCACCCCCTGTGGGGGGAACTGGGGGAGAAGTGCCTCGGCTGCGGCGCCTGCACCCTTCTGTGCCCCTCCTGCTACTGTTTCAACGTCCAGGACCGCCTCGACCTCGACCTCGAGGGGGGGGAACGGCTGCGGACCTGGGATTCCTGCCAGCTCGACCAGTTCAGCAAGGTCGCCGGCGGGGGCGACTTCCGCGCCGATCAGGCCGACCGCCAGCGCCACCGCTTTTTCCGCAAGTACAAGTACCTCTGGGAAAAACACCAGCGCACCGCCTGTGTCGGCTGCGGCCGGTGCAGCCGCGAATGCCTGAGCCGCATCGACCCGCCTTCGGTCCTCAACCGCCTCTTTACCGCCGAGGCCCTGCCGGAGATCCCGGAGACTCCGGGGGGGGAGTACCACCCACAGCTGGCGGAGGTGGTCGGGGTGGAGACCCTCACCGAAGGCGAACGGGGATTGCGGCTGCGGCTCGACGCGCCGCTGGCCTTTGCTCCCGGCGCCTTCATGGAAGTCTCCGTCTTCGGCCTCGGCGAGGCCCCCTTCACCATCGCCTCGCCGCCGGACGGCACCTGCGAAATCGACCTTGTGGTGCGCGCCGCCGGAGCCCTCACCTGCGCCCTGCACCGTCTCAAGCCCGGCGACACCGTCGGGGTGCGCGGCCCCTTCGGCAGCGGCTTCCCGGTGGATCGCTTCCTCGGCCGCGACGTGCTGCTGATCGCCGGCGGACTGGGGCTGGTGACCCTGCGCTCGCTCCTCCTGACGATCCTTGCCCGCCGCGGCGAGTTCGGCCGGGTTCTCCTCCTCTGCGGCGCGCGCTCCCCCGAGGCCTTCCTCTTTCGTCACGACCTTCTGCGGTGGCACCGCGAGGGGATTCTCGACTGCCGGTTCACCGTCAGCGACGGCGGGGACGCCTGGAGCGGCGCCGTCGGCGACGTCACCGTGCTGCTGCGCGATCTCGACCTGGCGCCGCAACGCACCACCGCCGCGGTCTCCGGCCCCCCGGGGATGTACCGTTTCGTCAATCCCCTCCTGCTCCGCCTCGGGATCCCCGAGGAGGCGATCTATCTCAACCTCGAGCGCCACATGAAGTGCGGCCTCGGCAAGTGCGGCAAGTGCCGGATCAACGACATCTGCGTCTGCGAGTGCGGACCGATCTTTTCCTACGACCGGGTGCGGCACCTGCGGGAGGCCATCGAACGATGA
- a CDS encoding Ni/Fe hydrogenase subunit alpha: MRIEVRHLARVEGHAHLVIDAEKGELKECRLEIVESPRFFEGILRGRHYRDVAPIVARICGVCSNSHTLVSLAATENALGIAVSDQTRRLRRLLAYGEILQSHILQIYFMAVPDYLGVASIFPLVRSERELVTRALRLKKLANDICLAVGGRPVHPVTPCVGGFSALPSPQALQDLRRRLVEALPDLEATVELFAAFPIPEFIRETEYLSLAAGDGYPLLGDTLVSSVGLCAPAAEYRTVIEEYPVPHSTARFARATRGAYMVGPLARVRNAHDRLSPMARTVAGALGLSAATANPYFNLVARLVEVVHCLEEGIHLIDLVLQDGLRPETAPSPSGPGRGAAAIEAPRGTLFHAYSYDASGCIESADCVIPTAQNLGNIEADLRGLVPTLLHLPQEEVTKRLEMLVRAYDPCISCSTHLLEVRFVGGKGGK; encoded by the coding sequence ATGAGGATTGAAGTCCGGCATCTGGCCCGGGTCGAGGGACACGCCCACCTGGTAATCGACGCCGAAAAGGGGGAACTCAAGGAGTGCCGGCTGGAGATCGTCGAATCGCCCCGTTTCTTCGAGGGGATCCTCAGGGGGCGCCACTACCGGGACGTGGCGCCGATCGTCGCCCGGATCTGCGGAGTCTGCTCCAACTCCCACACCCTCGTCTCCCTGGCGGCGACGGAAAACGCCCTGGGGATCGCCGTCAGCGATCAGACCCGCAGGCTGCGCCGGCTTCTGGCCTACGGCGAGATTCTGCAGAGCCACATCCTGCAGATCTACTTCATGGCCGTCCCCGACTACCTGGGAGTGGCCAGCATCTTCCCCCTGGTCCGCAGCGAGCGCGAGCTGGTGACCCGCGCCCTACGCCTGAAGAAGCTGGCCAACGACATCTGCCTGGCCGTCGGCGGCCGGCCGGTCCATCCGGTGACCCCCTGCGTCGGCGGCTTCTCCGCCCTCCCCTCCCCCCAGGCCCTGCAGGATCTGCGACGACGACTGGTGGAGGCGCTCCCCGACCTCGAAGCGACCGTCGAGCTCTTTGCCGCCTTCCCCATCCCCGAATTCATCCGGGAGACCGAATACCTCTCCCTCGCCGCCGGAGACGGCTACCCCCTCCTCGGCGACACCCTGGTCTCCAGCGTCGGCCTCTGCGCCCCGGCGGCGGAGTACCGCACAGTGATCGAGGAGTACCCGGTCCCCCACTCCACGGCCCGCTTCGCCCGGGCGACGCGGGGAGCCTACATGGTCGGCCCCCTGGCCCGGGTGCGCAACGCCCACGACCGACTTTCCCCCATGGCCCGCACCGTGGCCGGGGCCCTGGGGCTCTCGGCGGCGACCGCCAACCCCTACTTCAACCTCGTCGCCCGACTGGTGGAAGTCGTGCACTGTCTGGAGGAAGGGATTCACCTCATCGACCTGGTCCTTCAGGACGGACTGCGACCGGAAACGGCACCCTCCCCTTCGGGACCGGGGCGCGGAGCGGCGGCCATCGAGGCCCCAAGGGGGACTCTCTTCCACGCCTACAGCTACGACGCCTCCGGCTGCATCGAAAGCGCCGACTGCGTCATCCCCACCGCTCAGAATCTCGGCAATATCGAGGCTGATCTGCGGGGCCTGGTGCCGACTCTCCTCCACCTGCCGCAGGAAGAGGTGACGAAGCGCCTGGAGATGCTGGTGCGGGCCTACGACCCCTGCATCAGCTGCTCGACCCACCTCCTCGAGGTGCGCTTCGTCGGCGGAAAGGGAGGGAAGTGA
- a CDS encoding hydrogenase maturation protease yields the protein MRIIGIGNPLMGDDGIGIAAVAALEKEGVPEGVDIIDGGTGGLTLLTLMEGAKRVILVDAVETGSPPGTILRLAGEDLEPETAASSLSLHSGGLPEVLALGRALGTLPPLILFGVQPHSVEVRLGLSDPVAAALPPLLALIREELKA from the coding sequence GTGAGAATCATCGGCATCGGCAACCCGCTGATGGGGGACGACGGCATCGGCATCGCCGCCGTCGCGGCTCTGGAGAAGGAAGGGGTTCCGGAAGGGGTGGACATTATCGATGGCGGAACGGGGGGATTGACGCTGCTGACTTTGATGGAAGGGGCAAAGAGGGTGATCCTGGTCGATGCGGTGGAGACGGGGAGCCCCCCGGGGACGATCCTGCGCCTGGCGGGGGAGGACCTGGAGCCGGAGACGGCGGCGTCCTCCCTCTCCCTGCATTCCGGCGGCCTCCCCGAGGTCCTGGCCCTCGGGCGCGCGCTCGGCACCCTTCCGCCGCTGATTCTCTTCGGGGTGCAGCCGCACTCGGTGGAGGTGCGCCTCGGCCTCTCGGACCCGGTCGCCGCCGCCCTCCCCCCCCTCCTCGCCCTCATCCGAGAAGAGCTCAAAGCCTGA
- a CDS encoding putative bifunctional diguanylate cyclase/phosphodiesterase, with translation MELAKKPGQTLVLVVDDEPFMRRTIREALEPFGFEVAEAVDGRQALELIPRLSPDVVLLDVIMPHLDGFETCAALRRLPEGAHLPVVMLTALDDNASILRAYEVGATDFASKPLNYSVLGHRLRYILRANAAFAGLHRSQARLAEAQRIARLGGWEWDPKGERFRLSAEAAQILGLGTDEVCLSEKELLQGLLPADRPVLAEALEAMLREGIPFGVDCGLLLPGRELRHLRAQGTTACDLPEATTRIFGTIQDITEHKQAEERMHFLAYYDPLTALPNRLLFNERLTYILAHARRYKTRVALLYLDLDRFKTINESLGHSAGDRLLREVSRRILATLRVTDVVARQTAEEFPETLARLGGDEFSLWLPEVDEVQDVVKVARRIMEIFERPFEVAGQELFVSASIGIALFPDDGGDMEVLLKNADTALSHAKRMGRKNYQFYSRPMNAAAVQMLEMGNHLHRAVERGELLLYYQPQIDLRSGEIFGAEALLRWRHGGKDLVLPGEFIPLAEESGLIISMGEWALRSACLQARAWEEEGHPLRVSVNLSSRQFWHRDLAPMVARILAETALPPHLLHLEITETILLESGPATLETLMALKDLGAVLSLDDFGTGYSSLSYLRRYPFAMLKIDQAFTREIEGDAGAGMVEAIMAMARSLKLQVIAEGVENAAQLDALRSRGCDIIQGFLVSPPLAAEEFGTFLRRAAFAGEKPLPPGTGWLAEGAI, from the coding sequence ATGGAGTTGGCGAAAAAACCGGGGCAGACCCTGGTGCTGGTGGTGGACGACGAGCCGTTCATGCGGCGGACGATTCGCGAGGCCCTGGAACCCTTCGGCTTCGAAGTCGCCGAAGCCGTCGACGGTCGGCAGGCCCTCGAGCTCATCCCCCGCCTTTCTCCCGATGTGGTCCTGCTCGATGTCATCATGCCCCACCTCGACGGCTTCGAGACCTGTGCCGCCCTGCGTCGTCTCCCTGAGGGGGCTCATCTTCCGGTGGTGATGCTCACCGCCCTCGATGACAACGCCTCGATTCTCCGGGCCTACGAGGTCGGCGCCACCGATTTTGCTTCCAAACCCCTCAATTACTCCGTCCTCGGCCACCGCCTGCGCTACATCCTGCGGGCCAACGCAGCCTTCGCCGGGCTGCACCGCAGCCAGGCGCGACTCGCCGAGGCCCAGCGCATCGCCCGCCTCGGGGGGTGGGAGTGGGATCCCAAGGGGGAGCGGTTCCGATTAAGCGCCGAGGCGGCGCAAATTCTCGGTCTGGGAACGGATGAGGTTTGTCTTTCCGAGAAGGAATTGCTCCAGGGCCTTCTCCCGGCGGACCGCCCCGTCCTCGCCGAAGCCCTGGAGGCCATGCTCCGGGAGGGGATTCCCTTCGGCGTCGACTGCGGCCTCCTTCTTCCCGGGAGGGAATTGCGCCATCTGCGCGCCCAGGGGACCACCGCCTGCGATCTTCCCGAGGCGACGACGCGCATCTTCGGGACCATCCAGGACATCACCGAGCACAAACAGGCCGAAGAGAGGATGCACTTCCTCGCCTACTACGATCCCCTGACCGCTCTCCCCAACCGGCTGCTCTTCAACGAGCGCCTCACCTACATCCTGGCCCATGCCCGGCGCTACAAGACCCGGGTCGCTCTCCTCTACCTCGACCTCGACCGCTTCAAGACCATCAACGAATCCCTCGGCCACAGCGCCGGAGACCGGCTGTTGCGGGAGGTCTCGCGACGGATCCTGGCGACCCTGCGGGTGACCGACGTCGTCGCCCGACAGACGGCGGAGGAGTTCCCCGAAACCCTCGCCCGCCTCGGCGGCGATGAATTCAGTCTCTGGCTCCCCGAGGTCGATGAGGTGCAGGACGTGGTCAAGGTCGCCCGACGGATCATGGAGATCTTCGAGCGTCCCTTTGAGGTGGCGGGGCAGGAGCTCTTCGTCTCCGCCAGCATCGGCATCGCCCTTTTCCCCGACGACGGCGGCGACATGGAGGTCCTCCTCAAAAACGCCGATACGGCCCTCTCCCACGCCAAGCGGATGGGGCGCAAAAACTACCAGTTCTATTCCCGGCCGATGAACGCCGCCGCGGTGCAGATGCTCGAGATGGGAAATCACCTCCACCGGGCGGTGGAGAGGGGGGAACTCCTCCTCTATTACCAGCCGCAGATCGACCTGCGCAGCGGCGAGATCTTCGGCGCCGAAGCGCTGCTGCGCTGGCGCCACGGCGGCAAGGATCTGGTCCTACCCGGGGAATTTATCCCCCTGGCCGAAGAGTCGGGGTTGATCATCTCCATGGGCGAATGGGCGTTGCGCAGCGCCTGCCTTCAGGCCAGGGCCTGGGAGGAGGAAGGGCACCCGCTGCGCGTTTCCGTCAACCTCTCCAGCCGCCAGTTCTGGCACCGGGATCTGGCGCCGATGGTCGCCCGGATCCTTGCCGAAACGGCTCTTCCGCCCCATCTCCTCCATCTGGAGATCACCGAGACGATCCTTCTCGAAAGCGGACCCGCGACCCTCGAGACCCTGATGGCACTCAAGGATCTCGGAGCAGTTCTCTCCCTCGACGACTTCGGCACCGGGTACTCCTCCCTGAGCTACCTGCGGCGCTACCCCTTCGCCATGCTCAAGATCGACCAGGCTTTCACCCGTGAGATCGAGGGGGATGCGGGCGCCGGGATGGTGGAGGCGATCATGGCCATGGCCCGTTCCCTGAAACTGCAGGTGATCGCCGAGGGGGTGGAGAACGCCGCCCAGCTCGATGCCCTTCGGTCCCGGGGATGCGACATCATTCAGGGCTTTCTGGTCAGTCCTCCCCTCGCCGCCGAAGAGTTCGGCACCTTCCTGCGCCGCGCCGCCTTCGCCGGCGAAAAGCCCCTCCCGCCGGGAACGGGGTGGCTTGCTGAAGGGGCGATTTAG
- a CDS encoding MinD/ParA family ATP-binding protein — protein MHQSLPLTTETTPSSPVPTPTAATAAPRIWAVGGGKGGVGKSVITANMAVVLAREGKRCVILDADLGGANIHTLIGLPNPKTTLSDLFSRRGMKLEAVMVDTPVPNLQLISGSRALMEMANPKHVQKEKIIRQLFSLDVDHIFIDLGAGSAFNALDFFLAAHTQIMVVVPTPTSVENAYHFLKAVYYRKLKRAIQTLGAQRLVDRAMGEKMLRGIRSPRDLIASISRENPPLGASLEAEMSPLAPALIVNQIRTEEEMDLGPQMKVACRDFFGLDVDFLGCIRNDDRAYNAVRMKRPAMEAYPQSSFSLALREITRKLAAAPFGGC, from the coding sequence ATGCACCAGTCCCTCCCCCTGACGACAGAAACCACCCCTTCTTCTCCGGTTCCGACCCCGACGGCGGCGACCGCGGCGCCGCGCATCTGGGCCGTCGGCGGCGGCAAGGGGGGGGTGGGGAAATCGGTGATCACCGCCAACATGGCCGTTGTCCTCGCCCGGGAGGGGAAGCGCTGTGTGATCCTCGACGCCGATCTCGGGGGTGCCAACATCCACACCCTGATCGGCCTCCCCAACCCGAAAACGACCCTCTCCGACCTCTTCAGCCGCCGGGGGATGAAGCTTGAGGCGGTCATGGTTGACACCCCGGTTCCCAACCTCCAGCTGATCAGCGGCTCGCGGGCGCTGATGGAGATGGCCAACCCCAAACACGTTCAGAAAGAGAAGATCATCCGCCAGCTCTTCTCCCTCGACGTCGATCACATCTTCATCGACCTCGGCGCCGGCTCCGCCTTCAACGCCCTCGACTTTTTCCTGGCCGCCCATACCCAGATCATGGTCGTCGTTCCCACCCCGACCTCGGTGGAAAACGCCTATCACTTCCTCAAGGCCGTCTATTACCGCAAACTGAAACGGGCGATCCAGACCCTCGGCGCGCAGCGCCTCGTCGACCGGGCCATGGGGGAGAAGATGCTGCGGGGGATCCGCTCACCCCGCGACCTCATCGCCAGCATCTCCCGGGAAAATCCCCCTCTCGGGGCCTCCCTGGAGGCCGAGATGTCCCCTCTGGCACCGGCCCTGATCGTCAACCAGATCCGCACCGAGGAGGAGATGGATCTGGGGCCGCAGATGAAGGTCGCCTGCCGCGACTTCTTCGGCCTCGATGTGGATTTTCTCGGCTGCATCCGCAACGACGACCGGGCCTACAACGCCGTGCGCATGAAGCGTCCCGCCATGGAGGCCTACCCCCAATCCTCCTTTTCCCTGGCTCTGCGGGAGATCACCCGCAAACTCGCCGCCGCCCCCTTCGGAGGGTGCTGA
- a CDS encoding helix-turn-helix domain-containing protein, with translation MERHFQTLGIPPDAGILEVKRAYLRMKNLYAEGSLATYTLLDDEERRDKLEAIEEAYQALSHGLAQRSVSPPFREEQEGPEPPPIDPADSPGLFLKRLRESQGLPRSEIASRTKISTTTIDCIEQERFDHLPAPVYLRGFIHEYARALGYPDPAGLASLFLERFRQQSSDT, from the coding sequence ATGGAGCGTCATTTTCAGACCCTGGGGATCCCCCCGGACGCCGGCATCCTCGAGGTGAAGCGCGCCTATCTGCGCATGAAGAACCTCTATGCCGAGGGGAGCCTGGCCACCTACACCCTCCTCGACGACGAGGAGAGACGGGACAAACTCGAGGCGATCGAAGAGGCCTATCAGGCCCTCAGCCACGGACTGGCCCAGCGCAGCGTCTCCCCCCCCTTCCGCGAAGAGCAGGAGGGGCCCGAGCCTCCGCCCATCGACCCGGCGGACTCGCCGGGGCTCTTTCTCAAGCGGTTGCGGGAGTCCCAGGGACTCCCCCGCAGCGAGATCGCCAGCCGCACCAAGATCAGCACGACGACCATCGACTGCATCGAGCAGGAGCGTTTCGACCACCTCCCCGCCCCTGTCTACCTACGGGGGTTCATCCACGAATATGCCCGCGCCCTCGGGTACCCCGACCCGGCAGGGCTGGCCTCCCTCTTTCTCGAGCGCTTCCGGCAGCAGTCCTCCGATACCTGA
- the hypA gene encoding hydrogenase maturation nickel metallochaperone HypA: protein MHEVGITRSIIEIAERSARDQGASKILSVTVEIGALSGVMAEAVEFCFEACSCGTFLEGATLIIEQIAGRGRCRECGTEAAIDTFTFACPACGEFALDRLQGDELRIREMEID from the coding sequence ATGCACGAAGTCGGCATCACCCGCAGTATCATCGAGATCGCCGAGCGCAGCGCCCGCGACCAGGGCGCGAGCAAAATCCTGTCGGTCACCGTGGAGATCGGGGCCCTCTCGGGGGTCATGGCCGAGGCGGTGGAATTCTGCTTCGAGGCCTGCAGCTGCGGCACCTTCCTCGAGGGGGCGACGCTGATCATCGAACAAATCGCCGGACGGGGGCGCTGCCGGGAATGCGGCACCGAAGCGGCCATCGACACCTTCACCTTCGCCTGCCCGGCGTGCGGCGAGTTCGCCCTCGACCGGCTGCAGGGGGACGAACTTCGCATCAGGGAAATGGAGATCGACTGA
- the hypB gene encoding hydrogenase nickel incorporation protein HypB has product MRHRSGHRHLHLRLPGVRRVRPRPAAGGRTSHQGNGDRLIMCIDCGCPSGGHDHPHDHDQVRTQGGKTVRIEENLLAKNDRLAGINRALFAARGLLVLNLVSSPGSGKTSILERTLVELRGRIAFAVLEGDQQTANDADRIAATGVPVHQINTGTGCHLDAHMVGHGIEHLDLAAAEILMIENVGNLVCPASFDLGEDHKVAVLSVTEGEDKPLKYPQMFQAADLMLINKIDLLPYLRFDLEKCKTFARRVNPKITILELSCQSGVGMEGWYAWLAAGLSRKKALKDLTTEARRHRGDL; this is encoded by the coding sequence ATGCGGCACCGAAGCGGCCATCGACACCTTCACCTTCGCCTGCCCGGCGTGCGGCGAGTTCGCCCTCGACCGGCTGCAGGGGGACGAACTTCGCATCAGGGAAATGGAGATCGACTGATCATGTGCATCGACTGCGGCTGCCCCTCCGGCGGGCACGATCACCCTCACGACCACGACCAGGTCCGTACGCAGGGCGGCAAGACCGTGCGCATCGAGGAAAACCTCCTGGCCAAAAACGACCGTCTGGCCGGGATCAACCGCGCCCTCTTTGCTGCCAGGGGGCTTTTGGTCCTCAACCTGGTGAGTTCGCCGGGCTCGGGAAAGACCTCCATCCTCGAGCGCACCCTTGTCGAGTTGCGGGGACGCATCGCCTTCGCCGTTCTCGAAGGGGACCAGCAGACGGCCAACGACGCCGACCGCATCGCCGCCACCGGCGTCCCGGTCCACCAGATCAACACCGGCACCGGCTGTCATCTTGACGCGCACATGGTCGGGCACGGCATCGAACACCTCGACCTGGCGGCGGCCGAAATCCTGATGATCGAAAACGTCGGCAACCTGGTCTGCCCGGCCTCCTTCGACCTCGGAGAAGATCACAAGGTCGCGGTCCTCTCCGTCACCGAAGGGGAGGACAAACCCCTCAAGTACCCGCAGATGTTCCAGGCCGCCGATCTGATGCTCATCAACAAGATCGATCTCCTCCCCTATCTGCGCTTCGACCTCGAGAAATGCAAGACTTTTGCCCGCCGCGTCAATCCGAAGATCACCATCCTCGAACTCTCCTGCCAGAGCGGCGTAGGGATGGAGGGGTGGTACGCGTGGCTGGCGGCGGGTTTATCGCGGAAAAAGGCCTTGAAAGACCTCACCACAGAGGCACGGAGACACAGAGGAGATCTTTAG
- a CDS encoding HypC/HybG/HupF family hydrogenase formation chaperone has product MCLAVPMQVMTIEEGTAICEVDGVKREASLMMVEDVAVGDFVLIHAGFAIEKLDEEEALETLRLFRQLLDKGMIPE; this is encoded by the coding sequence ATGTGCCTGGCCGTACCGATGCAAGTCATGACCATCGAGGAGGGAACGGCGATCTGCGAGGTCGACGGGGTGAAACGGGAGGCGAGCCTGATGATGGTCGAGGACGTCGCCGTCGGGGACTTCGTCCTCATCCATGCCGGCTTCGCCATCGAGAAACTCGACGAAGAAGAGGCCCTGGAGACGCTGCGCCTCTTTCGCCAACTCCTCGACAAGGGGATGATCCCGGAATGA
- the hypD gene encoding hydrogenase formation protein HypD, with translation MKYSAEFRDPALARGLLAAIAETVAGYRGKMTLMEVCGTHTMAIYQHGIRALLPEGIRLISGPGCPVCVTPVGYVDHAIALARLPGTIVATFGDMVRVPGSSSTLLREKALGADVRIVYSPLDALTIAEHNRQQTVVFLGVGFETTAPTVAGSILEARRRGLDNYLVLAAHKTMPTPMAALASDPELQVDGYLCPAHVSAVIGANAYLPLAKKHRVPCVVTGFEPLDVLQGVLMLARQVVTGEARVENQYSRYVKPDGNPRARAILDEVFAPCDARWRGIGEISGSGLKIRTAFAYFDAARQLCVTVEEPVEHGGCLCGEILKGKVRPKECPLFRTVCTPEDPVGACMVSSEGTCAAEYKYGC, from the coding sequence ATGAAATACTCGGCCGAATTCCGCGACCCGGCTCTGGCCCGGGGGCTCCTTGCGGCCATCGCCGAAACGGTGGCCGGGTACAGGGGTAAAATGACGCTGATGGAAGTCTGCGGCACCCATACCATGGCCATCTACCAGCACGGCATCCGCGCCCTCCTCCCGGAAGGGATCCGGCTGATCTCCGGCCCCGGCTGCCCGGTCTGCGTCACCCCCGTGGGGTACGTCGACCACGCCATCGCCCTGGCGCGGCTCCCCGGGACGATCGTCGCCACCTTCGGCGACATGGTCCGGGTCCCCGGCTCAAGCAGCACCCTGCTGCGGGAAAAGGCCCTGGGGGCCGATGTGCGCATCGTCTACTCCCCCCTCGACGCCCTGACTATTGCCGAACACAATCGGCAGCAGACGGTGGTCTTCCTCGGCGTCGGCTTCGAAACCACCGCTCCGACCGTCGCCGGCTCGATCCTCGAGGCGCGGCGCCGCGGACTCGATAACTATCTGGTTCTGGCGGCGCACAAGACGATGCCGACGCCGATGGCCGCTCTCGCCTCCGACCCGGAGCTGCAAGTCGACGGCTACCTCTGCCCGGCCCACGTCTCCGCCGTCATCGGCGCCAACGCCTATCTCCCTCTCGCCAAAAAGCACCGGGTTCCCTGCGTCGTCACCGGCTTCGAGCCCCTCGACGTTCTCCAGGGGGTACTGATGCTCGCCCGTCAGGTTGTAACCGGAGAGGCGCGGGTCGAAAACCAGTACAGCCGCTACGTTAAACCAGACGGCAATCCCCGGGCCCGGGCGATCCTCGATGAAGTCTTCGCCCCCTGCGACGCCCGCTGGCGGGGGATCGGCGAGATCTCCGGCAGCGGCCTGAAAATCCGCACCGCCTTCGCATACTTCGATGCCGCCCGTCAGCTTTGCGTAACGGTCGAGGAGCCCGTGGAGCACGGCGGCTGCCTCTGCGGGGAGATTCTCAAGGGGAAGGTCAGGCCGAAGGAATGCCCCCTCTTCCGCACGGTCTGCACCCCCGAAGACCCGGTGGGGGCCTGCATGGTCTCCAGCGAGGGGACCTGCGCCGCCGAATACAAGTACGGCTGCTGA